One Candidatus Limnocylindrales bacterium genomic window, GCACCAGGTTCAATCGGCGTAAAGTCCCTGGTAACCAAACAGTTGCCATTACATGAAGCTGCAGGTACGGTGGTTGACTCTGTTAGACTTAGTACCTGAGCCAGATCTTCAGCCCCACCGAGTGCAAATTCTTGACGATAAACATTGCCAATTTGGGGAAAAGACTTCATTACAATACCAGGCTTTGCTCCATCAACACCAGCTTTCCAGGAACCCTCGAGGCTAACGAGCTCACCATTATTAAATTCTTGAGAAATTTCACCGAAGTACCATACATTTCCTTGAACATCTTGAGCAAACCAATCTTCGGTATCCTCAATAGTTTGTCCGTTTTCTTGTACGATATCTCGCACAACCACGCAGGTCACACCTAAAATCGTCTTGGTCGATTTAGTTACAGAAACTGTAGTTATCTGTCCACCACCCCTGTAAGTTCGGGTGGTACCCATTATAAGGGGAAAATAAGGATTAGGTGAGACAGTACTGCCAATCTGGGTTGGGTTAACAAAATTGCCGGGATCAATCTGCGGGTCATAACGTGCTTCACCCAACAACCTGCAGACTTCTAGACGCGCCTCCAATTGTTCTCTACACAGTTGCAGGTCTTCTCCCAATACGGCTACAGCCAAAGCTTCACACCCTGCACGAATATTTGGGTCTGATAAATTAGTGCAATTTCCCATCGAAATCCAGAAGTCATCTTTTACTTCATGCTGGCATGCTTTGAAAGCTGCATTTGCTGTTTGGGTACAAAAATCTGCCGCAACCGCTATGCCACCAACGAAATACAGTCCAATAATCAACATCACTAACCGATCAGAGAACGGCCGGATTCCTGGAAAATGTTTGCATGGCTTTATATTTCTTATTTTTAAGTGCAGGGGTGGAGTCATTTTATTACCCTCCTTATGGGATCTTCTTATGATGTTGCATCTATAACTTTGGAACTACCTGTTTGGTTTGACATGAATCAAAATTAGATAAGACACCAAACGTATTCGTTTCTACTGTTTAGGAATTATCCTAATTGAGGGATATTTTTGACAGAATTGGTATTAGATATCGATGACTGCCTCCTCAAGGTTTTCTAGCTGGTGAATAGAATCTCGTACGATGACTTCCTTTACAATTCTATAAGGCAATCTAAACCATAACGGTTATGTCAGTTTATCTTATTATGAGAGGGTGAATATGTAAAGAAAAAATTCCATTTTTTCTATCAAAAAACACATGGATTGACTTCAACCCAAAACTTATTAACCTTAACAGGCTGGATTGGATTACCATTTTTTCTAAGCTTCTACATGTCGAGGCTCTTAAATACGTAATGAGGATAGAATGGAGGAATGCTGTTGGTCTAGAGTTTTTGACTCCCATGCGGCATAAAGAGTAACACTATAACAACTTGCATGAAATAAGCAGACGTGGTGACCATGGGGACGGAAGTCAGTAAACCGGACATCGTCAGACCGGTCCGGACCAGGACCCGCACACATGCCCCCTACCTGTCTCGCATGAAGGGGTCCCAGGGACAGACCGAAGCTTCGTTGATTCTCCTTTCCGGCACTTACCGCTTTGGTTGTATCGGCAATTTATTACCCATGATATTCTGCATATTGAATTCTTTATAACCCGGTGGGACGGTAAAGAGGGCATCACTGAGTGATTTTCGTTCGATTTTGGTTACTTCCAGGGTCATCCTGGTCTTTCCATCCTCCTGTTTGGTGAGTTTTAAAGGAAAGGCACCACCCTGGAGAAACTTCACCCATTCTGGATGGGCAGCCGCTGCCGTGAGAAGTTTGGGATCAAATATCAAATTCTTCAGCAAATTCCCGCCCCTTCCCATGGGGTTCCCCATTCCGAAATAACCCAGTCCTTTAGCCACACATATATCTATCTCTTGTTGATCTCCCATCAACCAGTGTTCACACGGATAACCGGCAATTGTTTCTTGTTTGCCCGTAGGGGTAAGCTTGGGGAACTTTATCGGCTCCTCGGTGGCAGGTTCCTTATCCTTGGTCACTCCTTTCAGGCTTTCAACTGTTTCCTTCAAATCTAGGGTCATGTACATTTGCTTTGATGGGATCAAGGTGGTCATTTTTGCTGCTTCTAAATCCCACAGCATCACGGCCTGTCCTTCTGGCGTGTTAGCGGCTTTCGTCTCAATGCGAATATGCCGATCTTTAAGGAAGTAGATCATCTCCATTGTCTCTTTTCGGTTCTCGACATTCATCTTCATGGTGATGACTCCCTCAAATTCTCCACTACCCTGGGCTACCGGAGAAGCCGTTGAAGCGGTTGAGGTTGTAGAATGATTTGACGGGGCCGGTTGCTCATTCCCGCTATAAACAAGGGTTAGGGTTGTACTACTCCATAAAATCATCCCTAAGACTATCCCGACCAGGTTAAAGATCCTTCTTTGAAACATAGAGTTCTCCTTTTAACTCGGAGGGTTTAACACTCGCTTCAGACGGCGAGAGATAAACTCCACGTGTACAATTCTACGCTGTTCTCCAGCTTTAGCTATCCAATTAGAAACTTATCTCCAAAGCTCTAGTAGGAGAGAATACGGAATGGATTCAAAAAAGTCAATAACTTTTCGTCCTCAGTCCAGGGGGTACCCCCCTCCTGCCGGTAATTCTGATTGAATAGGCTACACCGCCGGCAGGCAAATAACCCCTTGTAGGGGCGACCCTCGGTCGCCCCTATTCATTTTGAATACAACCTTCCCTCTCAGAAAGATTTTCACTCCTTGGGAGCAATCCAGATATCTTCATCTATTATCTTGACTTCGTAGAGAGGTACAGGAGCATAAGCCGGGAGCGTCTCCTCACCTGTTTTAACATTGAAACGAGCCCCATGGCGGGGACAGATGATATACTCACCTTCCAATTTCCCATCTACCAGGGGTCCACCGTCATGGGTACAGACATCTGAAATGGCATAGAACTTCCCTTCAAGATTAAACAATCCTACGGGTTCATCTTCGTACTTTACCCGCATTTTCTCTCCCGGTCCGAGATCTGTAATCTTCGCCACTTTGATGAATCTGGCCATTTAGATTCTTTCACCTCCTTTAGGAGTCTTCTTTGTCCTTGTCGTCATAAGGCCGACAAAGTAAAGGCGACTGACCGATCACCCCTGTTCGGTGAAATCTTCCTGATCGCGGTTTATTTTATCTCAAAGAGCCACATTTCGAAACATCTATGGTAGTACTTACAGAAGAATGAGTCGTTTTGTCAATTGCGGGTATCTTAAAATGTAAACGGAAAATACCTCATTGAGCCGGTTCCTAAGCTTGCGTTGTTTGTACGGAACCTGTTTGAGTGGTATGCAACAGGACAGTATGCTATCAGACAGTTGACTGAGAAAGCCAAACGGATAAAACTTATCTCAATGAAGGGATCTGGCTTCTCGAACTCGCGAAAAAGGCCGTAGAGCTATATTCTCAACAATCAGGAGAAGAAAAGAGAAAATTTGCTACAATGGGTACTTTCGAACTCGGTTTGGAGGGATGGGAAGTTGTATCCGGAGTACCGAAGACCTTTTGATTTATTGGTAGTTGCGAAGGAAGAAGAAAAGAAAAAAACCGCCTCCAAGGATGGAAGCGGCGATTTTTCAAATTGGCTCCCCGGGCCGGACTCGAACCAGCGACCAAGTGGTTAACAGCCACCCGCTCTACCTGCTGAGCTACCGGGGAATAGGGTTCAAAGCGCTTGTTTTGAACATAATTAAGTTAGTATGGGGATTTTCTTTTGTCAATACCCTTAAATCCAATTTATTGCTCAAATTCGCTGGCCGGTACTATTGAAGAAAAAGGCCCGTTCCATTTGAAAGGTTACGTGTACCGCTTCGCCTTCGGCAACGGGAGCTTCCCCTTGAACGACCGATCGAATCTCCTTACCTTTGGCTTCCAGGAAGATGAGGGTTCGGCTTCCCAGGGGCTCGAGGAGGGTCACACGGGCCGGAAAGGAATTCTCCCACTTAGGACCTATCGCGACAAACTCGGGGCGTATTCCTAAGGTGAGATTTTGGGAACTCAACGAAAGGTTTTTAGCTATAGCTTCAGGAATAGGGAGATAAAAAAGATCGGAGGTAGCCATCATTTCGGTTCCCCTGGACTGGATCGAACAGGGAAAGAGGTTGATGGGAGGAGCTCCAATAAAAGTTCCCACAAAGATGTTGGCCGGTTGGTGGTAAATTTGGTAGGGAGTTCCTACCTGTTGAATGACCCCATCCTTCATGACGGCAATGGTATCCCCCAAGGTTAGAGCTTCTTCTTGATCGTGGGTGACAAAAATAGTGGAGGTCGAGAGTTTTCGTTGAATACGCTTGATCTCCGTTCGCATCTCTATCCGTAGAGCTGCATCCAGGTTGGCCAGGGGTTCATCCATGAGAAAGGCATCGGGCTCCATAACAATGGCCCGACCCAAGGCTACGCGCTGAGCCTGTCCTCCAGAAAGCTGGTTGGGTTTTCGATCCAGAAGCTCTTCGAGATGAAGGAGCCGGGCTGCTTCCCGAACCCGCCTGTCAATTTCTTCCTTACTGCAGGTTTTACGCATGTCCAATCCAAAGGAGATATTTTTTCGCACGTTAAGATGGGGAAAAAGGGTAATATCCTGGAAAACAAAAGCCAGATTTCGGTCTTTGGGAGGTAATCGGGTTACATTCCGACCTTTAATCCAGATGGCATCGTCATTATCCGGACTCTCAAGCCCTGCAATACAACGCAGGGTCGTGGTTTTACCACACCCGGAGGGGCCTAACAATACCATAAGTTCCCCTTCAGCAATGTCCAGATTCACATTTTTACAGGCCTGAACGGCGCCTTTTTGAAAAGACTTAACCAGATTTTTTACTTGAATACCTGAATTTTTTACCAAAACTTTTCATCTGCAAAGGACCTGTAAGGGCAACCGGCCGGTCGTCCCTACTTTGTAGTCCTTCGTGGTCCTCCGTAGCTATTAACTTTTCTTAACGCCGCCTCACGGCAAAGGTTTTCATGAGTTGTTTCTGGGCTAGAATGTAAAGAAGTACCGGTGGAATCCCGGCCATCAGGGTCATCACCATCAAAACTTCCCATTCCACCCGTTCTCCCCCTACCGCTGTGACGTAGAGGATAACAGAAGCAGTTCTGGGTCCTTCACCAGTGGTTAGCATGTTGGAAAATAGAAAATCACTCCATCCAATAAGAAAGGTCATAAACAACAACGAGACGATCACGGGCCTGGCCAGGGGAAGCATAACCCGGTAGAAGGCCTGAAACTGGGTACAGCCGTAAACCATAGCACACTCTTCCAAAGAAGGAGGTAATTCTGCAAAGAATCCACGTAAAATCCAGAGAGCAAAGGGGATAATAAAGATCTGATAGGCAATCCATAATCCCGGCAAGGTATCATAAAGACCTATCCGAATCCAGGTAATAGTAATCGGTACAATCAACAGGACATAGGGGAAGAGTAAGGCCACCGTTATGATATAAAAAAATATTTCCTTCCCCCGAAACTGCTTCCGTCCGAAAATATAGGCCCCAGGTACTGCAATAAAAAGGGATAAGATCGCAGCTCCCAGTCCTGCTATGAAGCTGTTGAAGATATATTTCTGGAACTCAACCGTTTTAAACGTATATCGCCAGGCTTCCAGACTCCATTCTTGAGGAAACCATTCGACTTCAAAGACTTCTCCAGGAGCTTTAAAGGCGGTAAGGGCAATATAGGAGTAAGGAATAAGAATGATAGAAAGAACTAAAATAAGCCCCGCATAGGCCAGGGTTTTATGTACGAAGGAAGAGCGGTCGGTTACATAGGCCATAGTTTTGCCACCAAGTTACCAGGGGAGTGTGGAAGTATGGGGGTAAGTTCTCCTATCCCTCCACATACTTCCACACTCCCACACCCCCATACCCCCATACTTCCACACTCCCATACTCCCCCACTCCTCCACTCCCATCCTACCCCTTCTTTCCGGCCTGGGTTACTAGAGTCTGGAACCGTCTCAGGAAAGGTATCATGAGGATCACCATGAAGGCGATCAGGAAAAGACCCACAGTAAAAGCCATTCCGAAATCGCCTGATAAGAATGCAAACCGATAGGTCAGAACACTTAAAACACTGGTTTCATACCCCGGGCCTCCCCCGGTAAGCTGAAAGGGTTGATCGATCTTCTCCAGATTCCAGACGATGCGGATGATAAAGGCTGCCAGGACAGCTCCTCGAATATGGGGCCAGGTTACGGTGCGAAATCGTTGCCAGAGGTTGGCTCCGTAAACTTCGGCCAGTTCGTAGTAGCTCTCTGGAATAGATTGAAGGGCAGATAGAATAATAAGGAACATGAAGGGCCAGAACGTCCAGGAAACAACCAGAGTAATGACCCACTTTGCCCAGGTGGGATCTGAAGCCCAGTAAACAGGCTCGGAGAGAATACCCAGTTTTATAAGGTAGTGCGTGACCATACCCAGATTGGGATCCAACAGGTACATCCAGATAGCCCCGGTCACCACCGGCGGCATGGCATAGGGCATCAGCATGATACCCCACCAGATTCCTTTAAGGGGGATAAATTTTTGATTCAAAGCCAGGGCAGCAATCAGAGCAATTCCTAATTGAAAAACCGTACTGAGGGAGTAGATCAGAGTAGCCCGGATAGTAGTCCAGAAATAACTTGCCATTATAAAATCCCGGTAATTTTGGAGTCCAACCCACTTCGGTTTACCGATAAAGGGCCAGTTGTGGAAACTCATCCAGATCCCTTGAAGAAACGGTAACCACAGGAGAAAGATCAAGAAAGCCAGCGTAGGCAATAAAAAGAGAATAATAAGCCAGGTATCCCCTTGAAGCATTCTTCCCCACAGGCTGACTTCCCGGGTAGAAACGAACTGGGTTTCGCGCGTACGAGGTTTTGTATCGATCATAGGATTGTAGTCGGTGAGAGCAGGTCCTGGGCGTGGGTAAGGATCGGTTTGTTTTCTCCCTACCGTCCATTATTCCTTACTTTTTAAGTTTTTAAGATCTTATTGACTTCTTCAGCATATGCTTTGAGTTCGGTGGCCACATCGGCTCCTCCCATAGCCTGCTGAATATGGGGGGCAAAAAGGTTGTATTGGATATCAACGCTCTTGGGATGATTGCTCCATACGCCTGGATTGTTCAGCATGGAAGTGACAGCTTCGATGTAATGATCTGGAGCCCCCTTAAGCCCGTCCCAGACGTCCCGGCGGGCAGAAAGTCCGCTGCTTTTAGCCAGAGCAATTTGGTTTTCAGCCCGAAACCATTCTTTGATAAACTCCCAGGCTGCCCGTTCTTTAATCTCTGCATCGGGCCCGGTCTGTTTGGTAATACTGAAGGAAGCCATGGCTTGAAAGACTACGGAACCCGTTGTACCTCCGGCCATAGGAAAGTGGGGTCCCCACTGGATAAGTCCGGCTTCCACTTCCTTGGGGATACGCTTCAAAAAGGTACCTCGATTCAAGATATCGGCGTGAACAATGCTCTTTTGCCCGCGGATAAGTTGTTCCACGGCATCCTCATCGGTACTTTGGGGACTATCTGGAGAAGAGTAGTGATATTTACGAAACAGATCGACATAAAATTGAACCCCTCGAATCCAGGGTTCTGAATCACAATTGGAACGGGTCCAGTCGGCATTAAGGAAATCACTCTTCTCAATATCCAGGGAGCGAACCCAACCATTCAATTGGGTATCTCCGGCGTCCCAAATCTTACCGTAAACTTCATAAGGATACTCGCTGACTTTCTGGTCTTTAAACACCTTAAGAA contains:
- a CDS encoding DUF4412 domain-containing protein, which codes for MFQRRIFNLVGIVLGMILWSSTTLTLVYSGNEQPAPSNHSTTSTASTASPVAQGSGEFEGVITMKMNVENRKETMEMIYFLKDRHIRIETKAANTPEGQAVMLWDLEAAKMTTLIPSKQMYMTLDLKETVESLKGVTKDKEPATEEPIKFPKLTPTGKQETIAGYPCEHWLMGDQQEIDICVAKGLGYFGMGNPMGRGGNLLKNLIFDPKLLTAAAAHPEWVKFLQGGAFPLKLTKQEDGKTRMTLEVTKIERKSLSDALFTVPPGYKEFNMQNIMGNKLPIQPKR
- a CDS encoding non-heme iron oxygenase ferredoxin subunit, which codes for MARFIKVAKITDLGPGEKMRVKYEDEPVGLFNLEGKFYAISDVCTHDGGPLVDGKLEGEYIICPRHGARFNVKTGEETLPAYAPVPLYEVKIIDEDIWIAPKE
- a CDS encoding substrate-binding domain-containing protein, with protein sequence MNKGLDRTYSRRDFLKITTALAAAGLTTSLTPDLLYGEAGTDLKGITIDYWNMIGVQNPVVKQLSESIIKAFEQRTGAKVNTTWDTYGSIIGPKYRTNFLAGKIPTVFDAISSWTGQLRSFLRPLNDFVGEWDSETREPVSWLFPLIKVQNRGFPDADQIYDLPFLIIPQAPVVTRLDHWKKAGLDFEKNWPIRDTDHFLELLKVFKDQKVSEYPYEVYGKIWDAGDTQLNGWVRSLDIEKSDFLNADWTRSNCDSEPWIRGVQFYVDLFRKYHYSSPDSPQSTDEDAVEQLIRGQKSIVHADILNRGTFLKRIPKEVEAGLIQWGPHFPMAGGTTGSVVFQAMASFSITKQTGPDAEIKERAAWEFIKEWFRAENQIALAKSSGLSARRDVWDGLKGAPDHYIEAVTSMLNNPGVWSNHPKSVDIQYNLFAPHIQQAMGGADVATELKAYAEEVNKILKT
- a CDS encoding ABC transporter ATP-binding protein encodes the protein MVKNSGIQVKNLVKSFQKGAVQACKNVNLDIAEGELMVLLGPSGCGKTTTLRCIAGLESPDNDDAIWIKGRNVTRLPPKDRNLAFVFQDITLFPHLNVRKNISFGLDMRKTCSKEEIDRRVREAARLLHLEELLDRKPNQLSGGQAQRVALGRAIVMEPDAFLMDEPLANLDAALRIEMRTEIKRIQRKLSTSTIFVTHDQEEALTLGDTIAVMKDGVIQQVGTPYQIYHQPANIFVGTFIGAPPINLFPCSIQSRGTEMMATSDLFYLPIPEAIAKNLSLSSQNLTLGIRPEFVAIGPKWENSFPARVTLLEPLGSRTLIFLEAKGKEIRSVVQGEAPVAEGEAVHVTFQMERAFFFNSTGQRI
- a CDS encoding carbohydrate ABC transporter permease, yielding MAYVTDRSSFVHKTLAYAGLILVLSIILIPYSYIALTAFKAPGEVFEVEWFPQEWSLEAWRYTFKTVEFQKYIFNSFIAGLGAAILSLFIAVPGAYIFGRKQFRGKEIFFYIITVALLFPYVLLIVPITITWIRIGLYDTLPGLWIAYQIFIIPFALWILRGFFAELPPSLEECAMVYGCTQFQAFYRVMLPLARPVIVSLLFMTFLIGWSDFLFSNMLTTGEGPRTASVILYVTAVGGERVEWEVLMVMTLMAGIPPVLLYILAQKQLMKTFAVRRR
- a CDS encoding sugar ABC transporter permease gives rise to the protein MIDTKPRTRETQFVSTREVSLWGRMLQGDTWLIILFLLPTLAFLIFLLWLPFLQGIWMSFHNWPFIGKPKWVGLQNYRDFIMASYFWTTIRATLIYSLSTVFQLGIALIAALALNQKFIPLKGIWWGIMLMPYAMPPVVTGAIWMYLLDPNLGMVTHYLIKLGILSEPVYWASDPTWAKWVITLVVSWTFWPFMFLIILSALQSIPESYYELAEVYGANLWQRFRTVTWPHIRGAVLAAFIIRIVWNLEKIDQPFQLTGGGPGYETSVLSVLTYRFAFLSGDFGMAFTVGLFLIAFMVILMIPFLRRFQTLVTQAGKKG